The following are encoded together in the Methylorubrum sp. B1-46 genome:
- a CDS encoding transporter substrate-binding domain-containing protein yields MGSDLSTGVHCATTTTSASILGRWVRWLIVPAVIISLTNVVSAQQPTGPAPTPSVAIPNFWNPRARGERVEAPQTGRAVRFMTDDEFPPLHFAGPDGMPTGFAVELARAVCERLTITCTVQARRFDTLLDALADKQGDVVAAAVPLTAGLRARFLATRPYFRWPARFVARKDRGLPAPSASALAGRSVGVVEGSAHEAYLKAYFPKATGKTFTDLSAAESALKRGEVEYLFADGLSLALWLNGQEAEGCCAYSGGDYLENRYFGEGIGFVTRTEDAALARALDDALQRVWDDGKYAELYLRFFPVSPF; encoded by the coding sequence ATGGGCTCGGACCTCTCCACCGGCGTGCACTGCGCCACGACAACAACCAGTGCGTCAATTCTCGGCCGCTGGGTACGGTGGCTGATCGTACCAGCCGTTATCATTTCATTAACCAATGTTGTATCGGCACAACAGCCGACCGGACCGGCGCCCACGCCATCGGTGGCCATCCCGAATTTCTGGAATCCGCGGGCGCGCGGCGAGCGCGTCGAGGCGCCGCAGACGGGGCGGGCCGTCCGCTTCATGACCGACGACGAGTTCCCACCGCTGCACTTCGCGGGGCCCGACGGCATGCCGACGGGCTTTGCCGTGGAACTGGCCCGCGCGGTCTGCGAGCGGCTGACCATCACCTGCACGGTGCAGGCGCGCCGCTTCGACACGCTGCTCGACGCGCTCGCCGACAAGCAGGGCGACGTGGTGGCGGCCGCCGTCCCCCTGACCGCGGGCCTGCGCGCGCGCTTCCTGGCCACACGCCCCTATTTCCGCTGGCCAGCCCGCTTCGTCGCCCGCAAGGATCGCGGTCTGCCCGCTCCCTCGGCGAGCGCGCTGGCCGGGCGGAGCGTCGGAGTCGTGGAGGGCAGCGCCCACGAGGCCTACCTGAAAGCCTATTTCCCTAAGGCCACAGGCAAGACGTTCACCGACCTGTCAGCGGCCGAGAGCGCGCTCAAGCGCGGCGAGGTCGAGTATCTGTTCGCCGACGGCCTCAGCCTCGCTCTCTGGCTGAACGGCCAGGAAGCGGAAGGCTGCTGCGCCTATTCCGGCGGCGACTACTTGGAGAACCGCTATTTCGGCGAGGGCATCGGCTTCGTCACCCGCACCGAGGACGCGGCACTCGCCCGCGCCCTCGACGATGCGTTGCAGCGGGTGTGGGACGATGGAAAATACGCTGAGCTCTATCTACGGTTTTTTCCGGTCAGTCCGTTCTGA
- the cobT gene encoding cobaltochelatase subunit CobT, protein MALTNRPKTGDRKEPGAEPLKRSVAGCLRAIAKRPDIEVTYASDRPALIGDKARLPEPTRRLTAEDAAILRGHSDSMALRLGCHDTSVHRRLAPDNAAARAVYDAVEQARVEAIGSRRLEGVAANITAMLEDRYHRGGKYENITDRADAPMEDAVALMVRERLTGQKPPPAAARIVDLWREHIEARAGKNLDGLIGTIDNQRGFARSVRDLLSSLDMADQTPLDQDDESDEDENQAQDDEQQPSEGEAEEQSQGDRAEIEVSDEATDELDEGATESADAPSGELPEEAEDAESEEASESWRPPSQRGNERTGPDYRVYNPRFDETVEAEDLCDAEELTRLRSYLDKQLAHLQGVVGRLANRLQRRLLAQQSRAWDFDLEEGQLDPARLVRVVTDPFQPLSFKQEKDTDFRDTVVTLLLDNSGSMRGRPITVAATCADILARTLERCGVKVEILGFTTRAWKGGQSREAWLANGKPPNPGRLNDLRHIIYKSADAPWRRARKNLGLMMREGLLKENIDGEALDWAHKRLLARPEQRRILMVISDGAPVDDSTLSVNPGNYLERHLRYMIEEIETRSPVELLAIGIGHDVTRYYRRAVTIIDAEELGGAMTEKLAELFEENTGASGGGGAMRRVAGRR, encoded by the coding sequence ATGGCCCTGACCAACCGCCCCAAGACCGGTGATCGTAAGGAACCCGGCGCCGAGCCGCTGAAGCGCTCGGTGGCCGGTTGCCTGCGCGCCATCGCCAAGCGGCCGGATATCGAGGTCACCTATGCCAGCGACCGGCCGGCGCTGATCGGCGACAAGGCGCGCCTGCCCGAGCCGACGCGGCGGCTCACCGCCGAGGACGCGGCGATCCTGCGTGGCCACTCCGATTCCATGGCTTTGCGCCTCGGCTGCCATGATACGAGCGTCCACCGCCGGCTCGCTCCCGACAACGCCGCGGCGCGCGCCGTCTACGATGCGGTGGAGCAGGCCCGCGTCGAGGCGATCGGTTCGCGCCGGCTGGAGGGCGTTGCGGCCAACATCACCGCGATGCTGGAGGACCGCTACCACCGCGGCGGCAAGTACGAGAACATCACCGACCGGGCCGACGCGCCGATGGAGGATGCCGTCGCGCTGATGGTGCGCGAGCGCCTCACTGGCCAGAAGCCGCCGCCTGCCGCTGCCCGGATCGTCGATCTGTGGCGCGAGCATATCGAGGCGCGCGCCGGGAAGAACCTCGACGGCCTGATCGGCACGATCGACAACCAGCGCGGCTTCGCCCGCTCCGTGCGCGACCTGCTCTCCTCCCTCGACATGGCCGACCAGACGCCGCTCGATCAGGACGATGAGAGCGACGAGGACGAGAACCAGGCTCAGGACGACGAGCAGCAGCCGAGCGAGGGCGAGGCTGAAGAGCAGTCGCAGGGCGACCGCGCCGAGATCGAGGTGTCCGATGAGGCCACCGACGAACTCGACGAGGGCGCCACCGAGTCCGCCGACGCGCCCTCCGGCGAGTTGCCGGAAGAGGCCGAGGACGCGGAATCGGAGGAGGCTTCCGAATCCTGGCGCCCGCCGAGCCAGCGCGGCAACGAGCGCACCGGCCCCGATTACCGGGTCTACAATCCGCGCTTCGACGAGACCGTCGAGGCCGAGGATCTGTGCGATGCCGAGGAGCTGACGCGGCTGCGCAGCTATCTCGACAAGCAACTCGCCCACCTTCAGGGCGTCGTCGGGCGTCTCGCCAACCGCCTGCAGCGTCGCCTGCTGGCGCAGCAGAGCCGTGCCTGGGACTTCGACCTCGAAGAGGGTCAGCTCGATCCGGCCCGCCTCGTCCGTGTCGTCACCGATCCGTTCCAGCCGCTCTCCTTCAAGCAGGAGAAGGACACCGACTTCCGCGACACGGTGGTGACGCTGCTGCTCGACAATTCCGGCTCGATGCGCGGGCGCCCGATCACGGTCGCGGCGACCTGTGCCGACATTCTCGCCCGCACGCTGGAGCGCTGCGGCGTGAAGGTCGAGATTCTGGGCTTCACCACCCGCGCCTGGAAGGGCGGCCAGTCCCGCGAGGCGTGGCTTGCTAACGGCAAGCCGCCCAATCCCGGCCGCCTGAACGACCTGCGCCACATCATCTACAAGTCGGCCGACGCGCCCTGGCGGCGCGCGCGGAAAAACCTCGGGCTGATGATGCGCGAGGGGCTGTTGAAGGAGAACATCGACGGCGAGGCGCTGGATTGGGCCCACAAGCGCCTGCTGGCGCGGCCCGAGCAGCGCCGCATCCTGATGGTGATCTCGGATGGCGCGCCGGTCGATGATTCGACGCTGTCGGTCAATCCCGGCAACTACCTCGAGCGCCACCTGCGCTACATGATCGAGGAGATCGAGACCCGCTCGCCGGTCGAGTTGCTCGCCATCGGCATCGGCCACGACGTGACGCGCTACTACCGCCGCGCCGTTACGATCATCGACGCCGAGGAACTCGGCGGCGCAATGACGGAGAAGCTCGCCGAGCTGTTCGAGGAGAACACCGGCGCGTCCGGTGGCGGCGGGGCAATGCGGCGGGTGGCCGGACGGCGCTGA
- the cobS gene encoding cobaltochelatase subunit CobS, translated as MLSDDTPASLPDRQVSVREVFGIDLDLKVPAYSEPEEHVPDLDPDYIFDRETTLSILAGFARNRRVMVTGYHGTGKSTHIEQVAARLNWPCIRINLDSHVSRIDLVGKDAIVLRDGKQVTAFQDGILPWALQNNVALVFDEYDAGRPDVMFVIQRVLEVSGRLTLLDQKRVIRPHPGFRLFATANTVGLGDTSGLYHGTQQINQGQMDRWSIVTTLNYLPHDREVDIVLSKATHYQNESGRDTVNRMVRVADLTRNAFMNGDLSTVMSPRTVITWAENADIFRDIGFAFRVTFLNKCDELERPLVAEFYQRAFGKELPESALNVALS; from the coding sequence ATGCTGTCCGACGATACGCCCGCTTCCCTGCCCGATCGCCAGGTTTCCGTCCGCGAGGTGTTCGGCATCGACCTCGACCTCAAGGTGCCGGCCTATTCCGAGCCCGAGGAGCACGTGCCGGATCTCGATCCGGATTACATCTTCGACCGCGAGACCACGCTCTCGATCCTGGCGGGCTTTGCCCGCAACCGCCGCGTCATGGTCACCGGCTATCACGGCACCGGCAAGTCGACCCATATCGAGCAGGTCGCGGCGCGGCTGAACTGGCCCTGCATCCGGATCAACCTCGACAGCCACGTCTCGCGTATCGACCTCGTCGGCAAGGACGCCATCGTCCTGCGGGACGGCAAGCAGGTCACCGCCTTCCAGGACGGCATCCTGCCCTGGGCCCTGCAGAACAACGTCGCGCTCGTCTTCGACGAGTACGATGCCGGCCGGCCCGACGTGATGTTCGTGATCCAGCGCGTGCTGGAGGTCTCCGGCCGCCTGACGCTGCTCGACCAGAAGCGCGTCATCCGCCCGCATCCGGGCTTCCGCCTGTTCGCCACCGCCAACACGGTCGGCCTCGGCGACACGTCCGGCCTCTATCACGGCACGCAGCAGATCAACCAGGGCCAGATGGACCGCTGGTCGATCGTCACCACGCTGAACTACCTGCCGCACGACCGCGAGGTCGACATCGTGCTCTCGAAGGCGACGCACTACCAGAACGAGAGCGGGCGCGACACGGTGAACCGGATGGTGCGCGTGGCGGATCTCACCCGCAACGCCTTTATGAACGGCGACCTTTCGACCGTGATGAGCCCGCGCACGGTCATCACCTGGGCCGAGAACGCCGACATCTTCCGCGACATCGGCTTCGCGTTCCGGGTGACCTTCCTCAACAAGTGCGATGAGCTGGAGCGTCCGCTGGTGGCCGAGTTCTACCAGCGTGCCTTCGGCAAGGAGCTGCCCGAGAGCGCGCTCAACGTTGCGCTGAGCTGA
- a CDS encoding J domain-containing protein — MDLNSPLFDRIRIKPTCDDPKQGAKAGTRAGGRKGADAGAATTEAACEAQGCTHPGLYRAPKGRKQEGQYWRFCIDHVRAYNAAYNYFDGMNDAAVEAYQKDAIIGHRPTWSMGMNAAAGAAEGKAKGAKPEAERDWAYADPLGILRANGVGGGAAGRRQAEPEPQRPRHSAAVRKALDVMGLDENADTAAIKAQYKTLVKRFHPDANGGDRSFEDRLRDIIRAHDVLRAAGMC; from the coding sequence ATGGATCTCAACTCGCCGCTGTTCGACCGCATCCGCATCAAGCCGACCTGTGACGATCCCAAGCAGGGAGCGAAGGCGGGAACGCGGGCCGGTGGGCGGAAGGGCGCCGATGCGGGCGCCGCCACGACCGAGGCGGCCTGCGAGGCGCAGGGCTGCACCCATCCCGGCCTCTACCGCGCGCCCAAGGGCCGCAAGCAGGAGGGTCAGTACTGGCGCTTCTGCATCGACCACGTGCGCGCCTACAACGCCGCCTACAACTACTTCGACGGCATGAACGATGCCGCGGTCGAGGCCTACCAGAAGGATGCGATCATCGGTCATCGGCCGACCTGGTCGATGGGCATGAACGCCGCCGCAGGAGCCGCGGAGGGCAAGGCCAAGGGCGCCAAGCCCGAGGCCGAGCGCGACTGGGCCTATGCAGATCCGCTGGGAATCCTGCGGGCGAACGGGGTCGGCGGCGGGGCCGCGGGCCGGCGCCAAGCCGAGCCGGAGCCGCAGCGGCCGCGCCACTCGGCGGCGGTGCGCAAGGCGCTCGACGTGATGGGCCTCGACGAGAACGCCGACACCGCGGCGATCAAGGCGCAGTACAAGACCCTGGTGAAGCGCTTCCACCCCGATGCCAATGGCGGTGACCGTTCCTTCGAGGACCGCCTGCGCGACATCATCCGCGCCCACGACGTGCTGCGCGCCGCCGGGATGTGCTGA
- a CDS encoding BolA family transcriptional regulator, whose protein sequence is MTGTLKDWIAGRLEAELAPTALEVIDESHLHAGHAGARPEGETHFRLDVVSAVFEGKNRVERHRLVNGLLDEAFKRGLHALAVRARTPGEAG, encoded by the coding sequence ATGACCGGGACCCTGAAGGACTGGATCGCCGGGCGGCTCGAGGCCGAGTTGGCGCCGACCGCGCTGGAGGTGATCGACGAGTCGCACCTGCACGCCGGCCATGCGGGAGCACGTCCGGAGGGCGAAACCCATTTCCGGCTCGATGTCGTCTCGGCGGTGTTCGAGGGCAAGAACCGGGTCGAGCGTCACAGGCTCGTCAACGGGCTCCTCGACGAGGCTTTTAAGCGCGGCCTGCATGCCCTGGCGGTGCGGGCCCGCACGCCGGGCGAGGCGGGCTGA
- the arfB gene encoding alternative ribosome rescue aminoacyl-tRNA hydrolase ArfB, with translation MGLRCTPQIEIDEAEIEESFVRASGPGGQNVNKLSTAVQLRFDVRRSRSLPDAVAVRLMRLAGRRLTGEGVLVISAQRFRTQERNRADARDRLAAMVAEAAVPPTPRRATRPTLASKKRRLDEKGRRSSVKRLRGGPGDEG, from the coding sequence GTGGGGCTTCGCTGCACGCCGCAGATCGAGATCGACGAGGCCGAGATCGAGGAGAGCTTCGTGCGCGCCTCGGGGCCGGGCGGGCAGAACGTCAACAAGCTCTCCACCGCGGTGCAACTGCGCTTCGACGTGCGCCGCTCCCGCAGCCTGCCCGACGCCGTGGCGGTGCGGCTGATGCGGCTCGCGGGCCGGCGCCTGACGGGGGAGGGCGTGCTCGTCATCAGCGCCCAGCGCTTCCGCACACAGGAGCGCAACCGGGCGGATGCCCGCGATCGGCTCGCGGCGATGGTGGCGGAAGCGGCGGTGCCGCCGACGCCCCGCCGCGCCACCCGGCCGACCCTGGCCTCGAAGAAGCGGCGCCTCGACGAGAAGGGTCGCCGCAGCAGCGTCAAGCGGCTGCGCGGCGGCCCAGGTGACGAGGGGTAA
- a CDS encoding YoaK family protein, protein MPDESNKAFPASPVTRVPFALMLAGTAGAADSIGFLEFSQLFMSFMSGNTTRFGVAVAGFDWDGTTRFASVIALFCFGAFLGTLIAAWAGRFRLSVLLIIQAILFAIGLLVPFGTTAFPLHAYPIVLALGIQNATLQDEAGRSLAITYVTGTVVRFGAGVANLILHKPAPSFWLQAPLWGALSTGAVVGGFLHGWFGERAFLFPAGFAALLAVIALVLTIWLKDTPYVSGIAAPQPDAHPEAKPTATAPAAAG, encoded by the coding sequence ATGCCCGACGAGTCGAACAAAGCCTTTCCGGCGAGCCCAGTGACGCGGGTGCCGTTCGCGCTGATGCTGGCGGGAACCGCCGGCGCGGCTGACTCGATCGGCTTCCTCGAATTCTCTCAGCTCTTCATGTCGTTCATGAGTGGCAACACCACGCGGTTCGGCGTGGCCGTGGCCGGCTTTGACTGGGACGGCACCACGCGCTTTGCCAGCGTGATCGCGCTGTTCTGCTTCGGCGCCTTCCTCGGCACGCTGATCGCGGCCTGGGCCGGTCGCTTCCGGCTCTCGGTTCTGCTCATCATCCAGGCGATCCTGTTCGCCATCGGCCTGCTGGTCCCCTTCGGCACTACGGCCTTCCCGCTCCACGCCTATCCGATCGTGCTGGCGCTCGGCATTCAGAACGCGACGCTGCAAGACGAGGCGGGCCGCAGCCTCGCCATCACTTACGTCACGGGAACGGTGGTGCGCTTCGGGGCGGGCGTCGCCAACCTCATCCTGCACAAGCCGGCCCCGTCCTTCTGGCTGCAGGCGCCGCTCTGGGGTGCGCTCAGCACCGGCGCCGTGGTCGGCGGGTTCCTCCACGGATGGTTCGGCGAGCGGGCCTTCCTGTTCCCGGCCGGCTTTGCCGCCCTGCTCGCGGTGATCGCGCTGGTGCTGACGATCTGGCTCAAGGACACGCCCTACGTCTCCGGCATCGCCGCCCCGCAGCCCGATGCGCATCCGGAGGCGAAGCCGACGGCGACCGCGCCGGCTGCCGCGGGCTGA
- a CDS encoding methyltransferase domain-containing protein, with the protein MSRQLSSGDLLADRRYAYAEACLAEDDPGAAAEMASQALDLAPGYAPAWFLLGRAREALFEKSRNETDRQAALAAFERALDLDPSDALGSRLHRAALGGGDALAAMSPAYLRALFDGYAPRFERHLVDELGYCGPALIVAALDALPVALRSCAPQHFSNVLDLGCGTGLMGRALANRAGHLAGCDLSPAMLAQAGRTGLYERLVEADLVTFLAGEPEASADLIVAADVFIYLGNLASALSGMARVLRPAGLAVFTVQSPQEEETGVVLGADGRYAHADAYLKAEVRQAGLVVTEMRPASIRRQKRIDVPGRLLILHKHLIGSHEMDATG; encoded by the coding sequence ATGTCACGCCAACTTTCCTCCGGTGACCTCCTCGCCGACCGCCGCTACGCCTATGCCGAGGCCTGCCTCGCCGAGGACGATCCCGGAGCGGCGGCGGAGATGGCGAGCCAAGCCCTCGACCTCGCACCCGGCTATGCTCCCGCCTGGTTCCTGCTCGGGCGTGCCCGCGAAGCCCTGTTCGAGAAGAGCCGCAACGAGACCGACCGGCAGGCCGCCCTCGCGGCCTTCGAGCGGGCGCTCGACCTCGACCCGTCGGACGCGCTCGGTAGCCGGCTGCACCGGGCGGCGCTGGGCGGAGGCGACGCCCTCGCGGCGATGTCGCCGGCTTATCTCCGCGCGCTGTTCGACGGCTACGCCCCGCGTTTCGAGCGGCATCTCGTGGACGAACTCGGCTATTGCGGGCCGGCGCTGATCGTCGCCGCACTCGATGCGCTGCCGGTCGCGCTTCGATCTTGTGCGCCGCAACACTTCTCGAATGTGCTCGATCTCGGCTGCGGCACCGGCCTGATGGGGCGTGCGCTGGCGAACCGGGCCGGGCATCTGGCCGGGTGCGACCTCTCTCCGGCGATGCTGGCGCAGGCCGGCCGCACCGGCCTCTACGAGCGCCTCGTCGAGGCCGATCTCGTCACTTTCCTCGCCGGCGAACCGGAGGCCTCGGCCGACCTGATCGTGGCGGCGGATGTGTTCATCTATCTGGGAAACTTGGCATCCGCGCTCTCGGGCATGGCTCGCGTGCTGCGGCCGGCAGGGCTGGCCGTCTTCACCGTCCAGTCGCCGCAGGAGGAGGAAACCGGCGTCGTCCTCGGGGCCGACGGCCGCTACGCCCATGCCGACGCCTACCTGAAAGCCGAGGTGAGGCAGGCAGGACTCGTCGTGACCGAGATGCGTCCGGCCTCTATCCGGCGCCAGAAGAGAATAGACGTGCCCGGACGGCTTTTAATCCTGCACAAACACTTGATCGGATCTCATGAAATGGATGCAACCGGATAG
- a CDS encoding ligase-associated DNA damage response exonuclease, which translates to MSQRASDLLTLTREGLYCPLGRFHVDPTRPVERALITHGHADHARAGHGTVLATPETLRIMAVRYGEDFCASRQEARLGERMRIGDVTVFFAPAGHVLGSAQIAIEREGKGDSKGPRQRIVVSGDYKRAPDPTCLPFEVVPCDVFITEATFGLPVFRHPDTRGEVRKLIESVTLFPERAHIVGAYALGKAQRVMALLREEGWDRPIHLHGAMERLTELYKREGVPLGETPKVVAAERKDLHGAIVLCPPSSIQDLWSRKFPDPVTAFASGWMRVRARARQKGVELPLVISDHSDWPDLCRTILDTGAEEVWVTHGQEDALVHWCGTRGIRAKPLHLLGYGDDGEAEPDPGQEPKMAEASA; encoded by the coding sequence ATGTCGCAGCGCGCCTCCGATCTCCTCACCCTGACCCGCGAGGGTCTTTATTGTCCGCTTGGGCGCTTCCACGTCGATCCGACGCGGCCGGTGGAGCGGGCGCTGATCACCCACGGCCATGCCGACCACGCCCGCGCCGGGCACGGCACGGTGCTGGCCACCCCCGAGACGCTGCGGATCATGGCCGTGCGCTACGGCGAGGATTTCTGTGCCTCGCGCCAGGAGGCGCGGCTCGGTGAGCGGATGCGGATCGGCGACGTCACCGTGTTCTTCGCCCCGGCCGGGCACGTGCTCGGCTCGGCTCAGATCGCGATCGAGCGCGAAGGCAAGGGGGATAGCAAGGGGCCGCGCCAGCGCATCGTCGTCTCGGGCGACTACAAGCGCGCGCCCGATCCGACCTGCCTGCCGTTCGAGGTCGTGCCGTGCGACGTGTTCATCACCGAGGCGACCTTCGGCCTGCCGGTCTTCCGCCATCCCGACACGCGGGGCGAGGTGCGCAAGCTGATCGAATCGGTGACGCTGTTTCCCGAGCGCGCGCACATCGTCGGCGCCTACGCCCTCGGCAAGGCGCAGCGGGTGATGGCGCTGCTGCGCGAGGAGGGCTGGGATCGGCCGATCCACCTGCACGGTGCGATGGAGCGGCTGACCGAGCTGTACAAGCGGGAGGGCGTGCCGCTCGGCGAGACGCCGAAGGTGGTGGCGGCCGAGCGCAAGGATCTGCACGGCGCCATCGTGCTGTGCCCGCCCTCCTCGATCCAGGATCTGTGGTCGCGCAAGTTTCCCGATCCAGTCACCGCCTTCGCCTCGGGCTGGATGCGGGTGCGCGCCCGCGCCCGGCAGAAGGGCGTCGAGCTGCCGCTCGTCATCTCCGACCATTCCGACTGGCCGGACCTGTGCCGGACGATCCTCGACACCGGGGCCGAGGAGGTCTGGGTGACGCACGGACAGGAGGACGCGCTGGTGCATTGGTGCGGCACGCGCGGCATCCGCGCCAAGCCGCTGCACCTGCTGGGGTATGGCGACGACGGCGAGGCCGAGCCTGATCCTGGGCAGGAACCGAAGATGGCGGAGGCCTCGGCGTGA
- a CDS encoding cisplatin damage response ATP-dependent DNA ligase — MNDFAHLLDRLAYEPRRNAKLRLLQDFFAGAPDPERGWALAAMTGGLTFREAKPALIRALVEERVDPVLFALSHNYVGDLAETTALIWPGPDESSAPRARGEGRDDLVVGATSGRGSEGAVQGEPISEMPPHHRQPTRFGNDEVAEALSPRAGTGDAPGLGHNNPPPAVPTLAEVVETLATTPKRALPQHLAGWLDALDETGRWALLKLVTGNLRVGVSARLAKTAIGALGGHEADAVEEVWHGLRPPYTELFAWVEGRGERPDSRNPAPFRPPMLSHPVEAFEDLDKLEPEAFSAEWKWDGIRVQLAGGRDGQGRQVQKIYSRTGEDISEAFPDLTDAITFEGALDGELLILREGRVQSFNVLQQRLNRKAVTGKLLDEFPAHVRAYDVLSAEGEDLRGLPFAERRPRLEALVRRLDHARIDLSPLVPFATWDEVASARADPASAGAGADADAVEGVMLKRLNSPYLPGRPKGPWWKWKREPYVVDAVMMYAQRGHGKRSSFYSDYTFGCWREGAEGEELVPVGKAYHGFTDAELQKLDRYVRNHTTKRFGPVREVAYGRDAGLVLEIAFEGVQRSTRHKSGVAMRFPRVSRIRWDKPPAEADRVEVLERILARGEREVAPGTTMEASE, encoded by the coding sequence GTGAACGACTTCGCCCACCTTCTCGACCGCCTCGCCTACGAGCCGCGCCGCAACGCCAAGCTGCGTCTGCTCCAGGACTTCTTCGCCGGCGCGCCCGACCCCGAGCGCGGCTGGGCGCTGGCCGCGATGACCGGCGGCCTGACCTTCCGCGAGGCCAAGCCGGCGCTGATCCGCGCGCTCGTCGAGGAGCGGGTCGATCCGGTGCTGTTCGCGCTCTCGCACAATTACGTGGGCGATCTCGCGGAGACGACCGCGCTGATCTGGCCGGGACCGGATGAAAGCTCCGCTCCCCGCGCGCGCGGAGAGGGTCGCGACGACCTCGTCGTCGGCGCGACGAGCGGTCGTGGGAGTGAGGGGGCGGTTCAGGGTGAGCCCATTTCGGAGATGCCCCCTCACCACCGCCAGCCGACTCGCTTCGGCAACGACGAGGTCGCCGAAGCCCTGTCCCCGCGCGCGGGGACAGGGGATGCACCGGGTCTCGGCCACAACAATCCGCCGCCCGCCGTCCCCACTTTGGCGGAGGTCGTGGAAACCCTCGCCACCACTCCGAAGCGCGCGCTGCCGCAGCATCTCGCAGGCTGGCTCGACGCCCTCGACGAGACCGGGCGCTGGGCGCTCCTGAAGCTCGTCACCGGCAACCTGCGGGTCGGCGTCTCGGCCCGGCTCGCCAAGACCGCAATCGGGGCGCTCGGCGGCCACGAGGCCGATGCGGTGGAGGAGGTCTGGCACGGATTGAGGCCGCCCTACACCGAGCTGTTCGCCTGGGTGGAGGGAAGGGGTGAGCGCCCCGATAGCCGCAACCCGGCCCCGTTCCGCCCGCCGATGTTGTCGCATCCGGTGGAGGCGTTCGAAGACCTCGACAAACTCGAGCCCGAAGCCTTCTCCGCCGAGTGGAAGTGGGACGGCATCCGGGTGCAGCTCGCGGGCGGGCGCGACGGTCAGGGCCGGCAAGTCCAGAAAATCTACTCGCGCACCGGCGAGGACATCTCCGAAGCCTTCCCCGATCTCACTGACGCGATCACCTTCGAGGGTGCCCTCGACGGCGAGCTGCTGATCCTGCGCGAGGGCCGGGTCCAGAGCTTCAACGTGCTGCAGCAGCGGCTCAACCGGAAGGCGGTGACGGGCAAGCTCCTCGACGAGTTCCCGGCCCATGTCCGCGCCTACGATGTGCTGTCAGCCGAAGGCGAGGACTTGCGCGGGCTGCCCTTCGCCGAGCGCCGGCCCCGGCTGGAAGCCCTGGTGCGGCGGCTCGACCATGCCCGCATCGACCTCTCGCCGCTCGTCCCGTTCGCGACCTGGGACGAGGTCGCGAGCGCCCGCGCCGACCCGGCTTCCGCCGGCGCGGGCGCGGATGCCGACGCCGTCGAGGGCGTGATGCTGAAGCGCCTCAACAGCCCCTACCTGCCCGGCCGCCCGAAGGGGCCGTGGTGGAAGTGGAAGCGCGAGCCCTACGTGGTCGATGCGGTGATGATGTACGCCCAACGCGGCCACGGAAAGCGCTCGTCGTTCTACTCGGATTACACCTTCGGCTGCTGGCGCGAGGGGGCGGAGGGCGAGGAGCTGGTACCGGTCGGCAAGGCCTATCACGGCTTCACCGACGCCGAGCTGCAAAAGCTCGACCGTTATGTCCGCAACCACACCACCAAACGCTTCGGTCCGGTGCGCGAGGTCGCCTACGGCCGCGACGCCGGCCTCGTGCTGGAGATCGCCTTCGAGGGCGTGCAGCGCTCGACCCGGCACAAGTCGGGCGTGGCGATGCGCTTCCCTCGCGTCAGCCGCATCCGCTGGGACAAGCCCCCGGCGGAGGCGGACCGGGTCGAGGTTCTGGAGCGAATTCTGGCCCGCGGCGAGCGCGAGGTCGCGCCGGGGACGACGATGGAGGCATCGGAATGA
- a CDS encoding secondary thiamine-phosphate synthase enzyme YjbQ, protein MRQAGRSAGKIGSLEGFSAGDVTRQASARITVATPGQGFTDITEAVAAFVAESGIRSGLVSVFCRHTSASLTIQENADPDVRVDLMTALDGFAPRHGQYVHGMEGPDDMPAHIRTMLTDSGLTIPVRDGRLALGTWQGIYLIEHRDRGHRREIALHAVGA, encoded by the coding sequence ATGAGACAGGCGGGCAGGAGCGCCGGCAAGATCGGATCGCTCGAAGGCTTTTCGGCCGGCGACGTGACCCGGCAGGCGAGCGCGCGGATCACCGTCGCGACGCCCGGCCAGGGTTTCACCGACATCACCGAGGCGGTGGCCGCCTTCGTGGCCGAGAGCGGTATCCGCTCTGGCCTCGTCAGCGTATTCTGCCGGCACACCTCGGCCTCGCTGACGATCCAAGAGAACGCCGACCCGGACGTACGGGTCGACCTGATGACCGCCCTCGACGGGTTCGCACCGCGCCACGGTCAGTATGTCCACGGCATGGAGGGGCCGGACGACATGCCCGCGCATATCCGGACGATGCTGACCGATTCGGGTCTCACCATCCCTGTGCGCGACGGACGGCTGGCGCTCGGCACGTGGCAGGGGATCTACCTGATCGAGCACCGCGACCGCGGCCATCGGCGGGAGATCGCGCTGCACGCTGTCGGGGCGTGA